In the Acropora muricata isolate sample 2 chromosome 10, ASM3666990v1, whole genome shotgun sequence genome, one interval contains:
- the LOC136888016 gene encoding protein lev-9-like, translating to MCERMRIALASCLICIMLYAGKAQTNCPRTNRRASRMCARGCSPETGCDDPTDECLCDGDCGYSCVGKGLSCGKPPSVRKAQPQYQSTNFGAVVTYVCNTGYTLSGASQRTCRGIGKWNDVGPKCLAMCSTPVIPFSTYIAKPLNYSGRYSTGETITLACKKGFKEQPGGNPIRICISGRWTQFPFKCIGTHSCSRTIRPARTMCTQECSPEIGCGSDRYSCLCDGRCGYSCIEKGMSCGEPLTISNGKLKFTGTSFNDTAHYTCDKGYSLNTDSPVKRCTAKKRWDGLPARCMQDCVKPEVPRNAIISNPSERYRSGDKVTFECKEGFNQEGIATQMCFQGQWTVLPFKCSEGGCGDPGTPENGRRVGNMYSLNRKVYFRCDLGYELFGSEERKCQQNGTWTGQQPVCRGVDCGRLLPPTNGSLVGEETTFPNHVEIRCDEGFILRGSQRRRCQADRTWSGILSSCQGVTEQTNKKN from the exons CACAAACAAATTGCCCACGAACCAATCGTCGAGCGAGTCGGATGTGTGCAAGAGGTTGTTCGCCTGAAACTGGCTGCGATGATCCCACAGATGAGTGTCTTTGCGATGGGGACTGTGGTTATAGCTGTGTTGGGAAAG GTTTGTCTTGCGGAAAGCCACCGTCCGTAAGGAAAGCTCAACCTCAGTACCAGTCCACAAACTTTGGAGCCGTTGTAACTTACGTCTGCAATACAGGTTACACGTTATCTGGTGCATCACAAAGAACTTGCCGCGGAATCGGCAAATGGAATGATGTGGGACCCAAGTGTT TGGCGATGTGTTCAACGCCAGTAATTCCATTTTCGACGTACATTGCAAAGCCCCTGAACTACAGCGGAAGATATAGCACCGGAGAAACTATCACTTTGGCGTGTAAGAAAGGATTTAAGGAGCAGCCAGGTGGTAACCCAATAAGAATTTGCATCAGCGGGCGATGGACCCAGTTTCCTTTCAAATGCATAG GAACACACTCCTGCAGTAGGACAATTCGTCCCGCACGAACCATGTGCACCCAAGAATGTTCCCCTGAGATTGGGTGTGGCTCTGATAGGTATTCATGTCTTTGCGATGGGAGATGTGGTTACAGCTGCATCGAGAAAG GCATGTCTTGTGGTGAGCCTCTAACCATATCAAATGGAAAACTGAAATTTACCGGAACAAGTTTCAACGATACAGCACATTACACTTGCGATAAAGGATATAGTTTGAACACCGATTCCCCAGTAAAAAGATGCACAGCAAAAAAAAGATGGGATGGTCTTCCTGCCAGATGCA tgcaGGATTGCGTGAAGCCAGAAGTGCCAAGGAACGCAATCATTTCAAATCCCAGTGAACGTTATCGTTCAGGGGACAAAGTGACATTTGAATGCAAAGAGGGTTTTAACCAGGAAGGAATAGCTACCCAAATGTGCTTTCAGGGACAATGGACTGTGCTACCTTTCAAATGCTCTG AGGGAGGTTGTGGTGATCCAGGAACCCCTGAAAACGGCAGGAGAGTAGGAAATATGTACTCTCTTAACCGAAAGGTCTACTTTCGCTGTGACTTGGGTTATGAACTGTTTGGTTCAGAAGAACGCAAATGTCAACAAAATGGCACTTGGACTGGACAACAGCCAGTGTGTAGAG GCGTTGACTGTGGACGGCTTCTCCCTCCAACAAATGGGTCTTTGGTTGGTGAAGAAACCACCTTTCCGAATCATGTTGAGATACGTTGCGATGAAGGTTTTATTCTACGCGGATCTCAACGTCGAAGGTGTCAAGCGGATAGGACATGGAGTGGAATCTTATCGTCGTGTCAAGGTGTAactgaacaaacaaacaaaaaaaactga